In Deinococcus aerophilus, one genomic interval encodes:
- a CDS encoding 1-acyl-sn-glycerol-3-phosphate acyltransferase, whose translation MSITWQGRPHTLGSRVALFLLRLSGWTPLLAPPPPGTVKLVSAAAPHTSNLDFWPGLFWKWATRIPLHWVGKRELFAFPQGIFMRAVGGIALDRRRAGGNFVDAVVSVIDREQEIVLLVAPEGSRGRADHWKTGFYYMALQANVPIAVTALDWSKKRVGIVGYVQPTGDLPADFARIAALLDGVRGRKPENETPVVPRPGPSAAP comes from the coding sequence GTGTCGATCACCTGGCAGGGCCGTCCACACACGCTGGGGTCGCGTGTGGCCCTCTTTCTGCTGCGTCTCTCGGGCTGGACCCCGCTGCTCGCTCCGCCGCCTCCGGGCACCGTCAAACTGGTCAGCGCCGCTGCGCCTCACACCAGCAATCTGGATTTCTGGCCGGGGCTGTTCTGGAAGTGGGCCACCCGGATTCCGCTGCACTGGGTCGGCAAGCGCGAGCTGTTTGCCTTTCCGCAGGGCATCTTCATGCGCGCGGTGGGCGGCATCGCGCTGGACCGGCGCCGCGCCGGGGGCAACTTCGTGGACGCGGTGGTCTCGGTGATTGACCGGGAACAGGAGATCGTGCTGCTCGTCGCGCCCGAGGGCAGCCGGGGACGGGCGGACCACTGGAAGACCGGGTTTTACTACATGGCCCTTCAGGCAAACGTGCCGATTGCCGTCACTGCCCTGGACTGGAGCAAGAAGCGCGTGGGCATCGTGGGCTACGTGCAGCCGACCGGCGACCTGCCTGCCGACTTTGCCCGGATTGCCGCGCTGCTCGACGGCGTGCGGGGCCGCAAACCCGAGAACGAGACGCCGGTGGTTCCCCGGCCCGGTCCGTCCGCCGCCCCCTGA
- a CDS encoding ABC transporter ATP-binding protein, whose translation MSAPHTASAPRPTRVDPGTAPLLQVRDLNAYYGQSHVLHGVNLHVQPGEIVSLIGRNGAGKTTTLRSIMGALRTRTGSVTFDGQDILRLPSNRIAARGLAWVPEERAIMSTLTVRENLELPPARPGGWTTERAYQAFPVLRERGHHPGSKLSGGEQQMLAIVRVLRSAPKLLLLDEPSEGLAPVIVQRIGDIIEELRAEGLSVLLVEQNLKFATRLADRHYVFVDGQIVDEVAREDALARREDLLRYLSV comes from the coding sequence ATGAGCGCGCCCCACACCGCTTCGGCCCCCCGACCCACCCGAGTAGACCCGGGGACGGCCCCGCTGCTGCAGGTCCGTGACCTGAATGCCTACTATGGCCAGAGCCACGTGCTGCACGGCGTCAACCTGCATGTGCAGCCCGGCGAGATCGTCAGCCTGATCGGGCGCAACGGCGCGGGCAAGACCACCACCCTGCGCAGCATCATGGGGGCGCTGCGCACCCGCACCGGCAGCGTGACCTTTGACGGCCAGGACATCCTGCGCCTGCCCAGCAACCGGATCGCCGCGCGCGGCCTGGCGTGGGTGCCCGAGGAACGCGCCATCATGAGCACCCTGACGGTGCGCGAGAACCTGGAACTGCCGCCGGCCCGCCCGGGAGGCTGGACCACCGAGCGCGCCTACCAGGCGTTCCCGGTGCTGCGCGAGCGCGGCCACCACCCCGGCAGCAAGCTCTCGGGCGGCGAACAGCAGATGCTCGCCATCGTCCGGGTGCTGCGCAGCGCCCCGAAACTGCTGCTGCTCGACGAACCCAGCGAGGGCCTGGCCCCGGTGATCGTGCAGCGCATCGGCGACATCATCGAGGAACTGCGCGCCGAGGGCCTGTCGGTGCTGCTCGTCGAACAGAACCTGAAATTTGCCACCCGCCTCGCCGACCGTCATTACGTCTTCGTGGACGGCCAGATCGTCGATGAGGTGGCCCGTGAGGACGCCCTGGCCCGCCGCGAGGACCTGCTGCGCTACCTCAGCGTTTGA
- a CDS encoding ABC transporter ATP-binding protein — protein sequence MTAQTLPGSPVGVGPGPTVALEARQLVKEFRGFRATNGVSLDIHEGEIHAIIGPNGAGKTTLFNLLSGFLKPTSGEVRLFGQRIDTLPPHQIVRRGLSRSFQISSVFPSMTVRENLLVALQSRSRLPGQFWTPISRLETLGPQADAILADVGLAESHARLAADLSHGEKRQLEIGISLTQNPRVLLLDEPTSGMGSEGIARVIALVRQVARGRTVVLVEHNMSVVSELADRITVLQYGAVLASGSYEQVRQDPRVIEAYLGDEAHE from the coding sequence GTGACGGCCCAGACCCTACCCGGTTCCCCGGTGGGCGTGGGCCCCGGGCCGACCGTGGCCCTGGAAGCGCGCCAGCTGGTTAAGGAGTTCCGGGGCTTCCGCGCCACCAACGGGGTCAGCCTGGACATCCACGAGGGCGAGATCCACGCGATCATCGGACCCAACGGAGCGGGCAAGACCACCCTGTTCAACCTGCTGTCCGGCTTTCTGAAACCCACTTCCGGCGAGGTCCGGCTGTTCGGACAGCGCATCGATACCCTGCCTCCCCACCAGATCGTGCGGCGCGGGCTGTCGCGCTCGTTTCAGATCAGCAGTGTCTTTCCCAGCATGACCGTGCGCGAGAACCTGCTCGTCGCGCTGCAATCGCGCAGCCGACTGCCGGGGCAATTCTGGACACCGATCTCGCGGCTCGAAACGCTGGGGCCCCAGGCCGACGCCATCTTGGCCGATGTGGGGCTGGCCGAGTCGCACGCCCGGCTGGCGGCGGACCTCAGCCACGGAGAAAAGCGGCAACTGGAAATCGGCATCTCGCTGACCCAGAACCCGCGCGTGCTGCTGCTGGACGAACCGACCTCCGGCATGGGCTCCGAGGGCATCGCCCGCGTGATCGCCCTGGTGCGGCAGGTCGCGCGCGGGCGCACGGTGGTGCTTGTCGAACACAACATGAGCGTGGTCTCTGAACTCGCCGACCGCATCACGGTGCTGCAGTACGGTGCGGTGCTCGCGAGCGGCAGCTACGAGCAGGTCCGGCAGGACCCGCGCGTGATCGAGGCCTACCTGGGCGACGAGGCACACGAATGA
- the rlmB gene encoding 23S rRNA (guanosine(2251)-2'-O)-methyltransferase RlmB, producing MLLYGRNPVLEALRDGRVNEVLVARGVEEAFVRELKDTGVRLRFAPRIELDQLAGTTAHQGVLAEVEDLKWATVDDILDRAESRGEDLLIVLLDGITDPRNFGAIIRSAEVLGAHGVVVEERRSAPLSPVVAKTAAGATSYLPVAQTKNLPRLIDALKEDRVWVYGAAGEAAQDAAQVDFSGRVALVVGAEGEGMRRLVREKCDALVKIPTRGQVDSLNASVAAGILIYEVMRGRSAK from the coding sequence ATGTTGCTGTACGGACGGAACCCGGTGCTCGAAGCCCTGCGTGATGGGCGGGTCAATGAGGTGCTCGTGGCGCGCGGCGTCGAGGAAGCCTTCGTGCGCGAGCTGAAGGATACCGGCGTGCGGCTGCGCTTCGCTCCACGCATCGAACTCGATCAGCTGGCCGGCACCACCGCGCATCAGGGCGTGCTCGCCGAGGTCGAGGACCTGAAGTGGGCCACGGTGGACGACATCCTCGACCGGGCCGAGTCGCGCGGCGAGGACCTGCTGATCGTGCTGCTCGACGGCATCACCGATCCGCGCAACTTCGGGGCGATCATCCGCAGCGCCGAGGTGCTGGGGGCCCACGGCGTGGTGGTCGAGGAACGCCGCAGCGCTCCGCTGTCGCCGGTGGTCGCCAAGACGGCGGCCGGGGCGACCAGTTACCTGCCGGTGGCCCAGACCAAGAACCTGCCCCGCCTGATCGACGCCCTCAAGGAGGACCGGGTGTGGGTCTACGGCGCGGCGGGCGAGGCCGCGCAGGACGCCGCCCAGGTGGACTTCAGCGGGCGGGTGGCGCTGGTGGTGGGCGCCGAGGGCGAGGGCATGCGCCGGCTGGTGCGCGAGAAGTGCGACGCCCTGGTCAAGATTCCCACCCGCGGTCAGGTGGACAGCCTGAATGCCTCGGTGGCGGCGGGCATCCTGATCTACGAGGTCATGCGCGGCCGAAGCGCCAAGTGA
- a CDS encoding GNAT family N-acetyltransferase: MPISFEPLGERHVPLLTHWLQQPHVRAFWDDGERDEAAVQAHYFRPGRHVPGFVFLVDGQAAGFIQREQVTAGHPFFAWAAPHGETWGIDLLIGEAALTGQGLGPRVIAAFIQELRTQRPATARLLIDPAPDNRRALRAYVRAGFSALTVIAGENGPVQLMALDFG; the protein is encoded by the coding sequence ATGCCGATTTCCTTTGAGCCCCTGGGCGAACGCCACGTGCCCCTGCTCACCCACTGGCTGCAACAGCCGCACGTCCGCGCCTTCTGGGACGATGGAGAACGCGACGAGGCGGCGGTGCAGGCCCACTACTTCCGCCCCGGGCGGCACGTGCCCGGCTTCGTGTTCCTGGTAGACGGCCAGGCGGCCGGCTTCATCCAGCGCGAACAGGTCACGGCGGGCCATCCCTTCTTCGCGTGGGCGGCCCCCCACGGCGAGACCTGGGGCATTGATCTGCTGATTGGGGAGGCGGCGCTGACCGGACAGGGGCTGGGACCCCGGGTGATCGCCGCCTTCATTCAGGAGTTGCGCACACAGCGTCCCGCCACCGCGCGCCTCCTGATAGACCCGGCCCCGGACAACCGGCGGGCCCTGCGGGCCTACGTCCGGGCGGGCTTTTCCGCCCTCACCGTGATTGCGGGCGAGAACGGTCCGGTGCAGCTCATGGCCCTTGACTTCGGGTAA
- a CDS encoding ABC transporter substrate-binding protein, protein MQKTRLTAMIAATALFSMTAALAQGAKLSDNAVKVGVLTDLSGVYSELSGPGSVKAAQMAADDFMAANAAYKGKVQVVGVDHQNKADVASNKAAEMIDRQNVDMLVDLPTSSAALAASEIAKGKKIPVMVVTGGTTALTNEKCNKYTFHYAYDNFMLANGTGTAVTKRGGNSWYIIYPNYAFGQDLNRQMSAAVQENGGKLVAPSDATPFPNTDFSSYLLKAQSLKPKIFGTMQAGNDLVNVVKQYNEFGLKKQGIGLGIGLLFETDVAALGQDAFAGALATVPWYWNLDQRSRDWAAKFEKAFGKKPTWAQAGVYSATMTYLQAVARAGSDNGDAVVKALEGHRFSDFFARSAYIRPQDHRVTLDVYTVQVKPKAQAKEAGDIFTKVATIPSARAFMPLSESKCKF, encoded by the coding sequence ATGCAAAAAACCAGACTGACCGCCATGATCGCCGCCACCGCCCTGTTTTCCATGACCGCTGCCCTGGCGCAGGGGGCCAAGCTCAGTGACAACGCCGTCAAGGTGGGCGTGCTCACCGACCTGTCCGGCGTGTACTCGGAACTCTCTGGTCCCGGCAGCGTCAAGGCCGCGCAGATGGCCGCCGACGACTTCATGGCCGCCAACGCCGCGTACAAGGGCAAGGTGCAGGTCGTGGGCGTCGACCACCAGAACAAGGCCGACGTCGCCAGCAACAAGGCCGCCGAGATGATCGACCGCCAGAACGTGGACATGCTTGTGGACCTGCCGACGAGCTCGGCCGCGCTGGCCGCCTCCGAGATCGCCAAGGGCAAGAAGATTCCGGTGATGGTCGTGACCGGCGGCACCACCGCGCTGACCAACGAGAAGTGCAACAAGTACACCTTCCACTACGCCTACGACAACTTCATGCTCGCCAACGGCACCGGCACGGCCGTGACCAAGCGCGGCGGCAACAGCTGGTACATCATCTACCCCAACTATGCCTTCGGTCAGGACCTCAACCGACAGATGTCGGCGGCGGTGCAGGAAAACGGCGGCAAGCTGGTGGCCCCCAGCGACGCCACGCCCTTCCCGAACACCGACTTCTCCTCGTACCTGCTCAAGGCCCAGAGCCTCAAGCCCAAGATCTTCGGCACCATGCAGGCGGGCAACGATCTGGTGAACGTGGTCAAGCAGTACAACGAGTTCGGCCTCAAGAAACAGGGCATCGGCCTGGGCATCGGTCTGCTGTTCGAGACCGACGTGGCCGCGCTGGGCCAGGACGCCTTTGCGGGCGCGCTCGCCACCGTGCCGTGGTACTGGAACCTCGACCAGCGCAGCCGCGACTGGGCAGCCAAGTTCGAGAAGGCCTTTGGCAAGAAGCCCACCTGGGCGCAGGCCGGCGTGTACAGCGCCACCATGACCTACCTGCAGGCTGTGGCCCGCGCGGGCAGCGACAACGGCGACGCCGTGGTCAAGGCCCTGGAAGGCCACCGCTTCAGCGATTTCTTCGCCCGCAGCGCCTACATCCGTCCGCAGGACCACCGCGTCACCCTGGACGTGTACACCGTGCAGGTTAAGCCCAAGGCGCAGGCCAAGGAAGCGGGCGACATCTTCACCAAGGTGGCCACCATTCCCTCGGCCAGGGCCTTCATGCCGCTCAGCGAAAGCAAGTGCAAGTTCTGA
- a CDS encoding EVE domain-containing protein, which translates to MPASCALQFWLLKSEPDVFGYPDLVRVGREAWNGVRNYQARNFLRQMREGDVCLFYHSNAKPAGIAGVARVARTAYPDDLQFDPASAYFDPASPPQQPRWSMVDVEPVRAFPAVLGLDTIRSLPEWQDSPLVRKGTRLSVLPVTAEQFDAALKAAGLNADFL; encoded by the coding sequence ATGCCCGCCTCCTGCGCCCTTCAGTTCTGGCTCCTGAAATCCGAACCCGACGTCTTCGGCTACCCCGACCTCGTGCGGGTGGGGCGCGAAGCGTGGAACGGCGTGCGCAACTACCAGGCGCGCAACTTCCTGCGGCAGATGCGGGAGGGGGACGTGTGCCTGTTCTACCACTCCAACGCGAAACCGGCGGGCATCGCCGGGGTGGCGCGCGTGGCGCGGACCGCCTACCCGGACGACCTGCAGTTCGACCCGGCAAGCGCGTACTTCGACCCGGCCAGTCCGCCGCAGCAGCCGCGCTGGAGCATGGTGGACGTGGAGCCCGTGCGTGCCTTTCCCGCTGTGCTGGGCCTGGACACCATCCGCTCCCTGCCCGAATGGCAGGACTCGCCGCTGGTCCGCAAGGGCACCCGCCTGAGCGTGCTGCCGGTGACAGCGGAGCAGTTTGACGCGGCCCTGAAGGCGGCGGGGCTGAATGCCGATTTCCTTTGA
- a CDS encoding S1C family serine protease, which yields MRASPWLPVLLILALGAYLLSQGQPTFTLVPREPVVSATLPGTLPPATRALFEQARPATVRVESLDPQTREAGLGTGFFISETGQVLTAYHVVSLGRLFQVSTLEGRTYRATVTAFDARADVALLEVQGRGPFPYLQLDSRAPKVGETVLAIGNSGGDFLQPRRGRLLRLGAEAGRADFPQGTLEMNAPLAPGDSGGPIIDSAGRAIGVVSYISVDGSGQTRRSYAVPVMDGDNLITALRTGEKRDAPVVGIVFDPVHSGLTTPAGGVIGRVVENSPAARAGLRGSAYDREDKLISLGDVITTVGGERTRDANEVIRAIRGAEVGDTVTIGYLRGQQPQETRITLVARATLPGLRE from the coding sequence GTGCGTGCCTCGCCGTGGCTTCCCGTTCTGCTGATCCTTGCGCTGGGCGCTTACCTGCTCTCGCAGGGCCAGCCGACCTTTACGCTGGTGCCCCGCGAGCCGGTGGTCTCGGCCACCCTGCCGGGTACGCTGCCGCCGGCCACGCGGGCCCTGTTCGAGCAGGCGCGTCCGGCCACCGTACGGGTCGAGAGTCTGGATCCCCAGACGCGCGAGGCGGGCCTGGGCACCGGGTTTTTCATCAGCGAGACCGGACAGGTGCTGACCGCCTACCACGTGGTCAGCCTGGGACGCCTGTTTCAGGTGAGTACGCTGGAGGGCCGGACCTACCGCGCCACGGTGACGGCCTTCGACGCCCGCGCCGACGTGGCACTGCTGGAAGTCCAGGGACGCGGGCCGTTTCCGTACCTGCAGCTCGACAGCCGCGCCCCCAAAGTGGGCGAGACGGTGCTCGCCATCGGCAACAGTGGGGGCGACTTCCTGCAGCCCCGGCGCGGGCGTCTGCTGCGCCTGGGGGCTGAGGCGGGCCGCGCGGACTTTCCGCAGGGCACCCTGGAGATGAACGCGCCGCTGGCCCCGGGAGACAGCGGCGGACCGATCATTGACAGCGCGGGCCGGGCCATCGGGGTGGTGAGCTACATCAGTGTGGACGGCAGCGGACAGACCCGGCGCAGCTACGCCGTACCGGTGATGGACGGCGACAACCTGATCACCGCCCTGCGAACCGGCGAGAAGCGGGACGCCCCGGTGGTCGGCATCGTCTTCGATCCGGTACACAGCGGCCTGACCACCCCGGCGGGCGGCGTGATCGGACGGGTGGTCGAGAACAGCCCGGCGGCCCGGGCCGGCCTGCGCGGCAGCGCGTATGACCGCGAGGACAAGTTGATCTCGCTGGGCGACGTCATCACCACGGTGGGCGGCGAGCGCACCCGCGACGCCAACGAGGTCATCCGCGCCATCCGTGGAGCCGAGGTGGGAGACACTGTGACCATCGGCTACCTGCGCGGTCAGCAGCCGCAGGAAACCCGCATCACCCTGGTCGCCCGGGCGACCCTGCCCGGCCTGCGCGAGTAG
- a CDS encoding aldose 1-epimerase — translation MSFPGRVETVRSAALTLEVLPWVGGSVLNLRAASGRPVLRPVELEAVQTSSQCACFTLMPFSNRIRDARFSFEGREIQLRKTGDGMTQHGDVRNRPWRVERVADDHLRCTFDSRDFTDMNWPWAFTACTEYRLHGPHLDLSVTLTNADASPMPAGLGLHPYFARLQDGTDPRLQFGADLTYDTDAQQLTVGGPRDLHPAEDYRRPHPLGEQHLDRTYTAWDGLARLDWGERALVLTADNVFSHLVVFTAPDGSLALEPVSHATDAFNLAAQGTPGVDLRVLAPGQSLAGAVRLSLEGHW, via the coding sequence ATGTCTTTCCCCGGGCGCGTGGAGACCGTCCGCAGCGCGGCCCTGACGCTGGAGGTCCTTCCTTGGGTGGGGGGCAGCGTCCTGAACCTGCGCGCAGCGTCGGGCCGTCCGGTCCTGCGCCCGGTGGAGCTGGAAGCGGTACAAACCAGCAGCCAGTGCGCGTGCTTCACACTGATGCCGTTTTCCAACCGCATCCGGGACGCCCGTTTCTCCTTTGAAGGCCGCGAGATTCAGCTGCGAAAAACCGGGGACGGCATGACCCAGCACGGGGACGTCCGCAACCGCCCGTGGCGCGTGGAGCGCGTCGCCGACGACCACCTGCGCTGTACCTTCGACAGCCGCGACTTCACCGATATGAACTGGCCGTGGGCCTTTACCGCGTGTACCGAATACCGCCTGCACGGCCCGCACCTGGACCTCAGCGTGACCCTCACCAATGCCGACGCGTCACCCATGCCCGCCGGGCTGGGGCTGCACCCGTACTTCGCGCGCCTTCAGGACGGAACAGATCCCCGGCTGCAGTTCGGGGCCGACCTCACCTACGACACCGACGCCCAGCAGTTGACCGTGGGGGGGCCCCGGGACCTGCACCCCGCCGAGGATTACCGCCGGCCCCACCCGCTCGGCGAACAGCACCTGGACCGCACCTACACCGCCTGGGACGGTCTGGCCCGGCTGGACTGGGGGGAGCGGGCACTGGTGCTCACCGCCGACAACGTGTTCTCGCATCTGGTCGTGTTCACCGCGCCAGACGGAAGTCTGGCACTGGAACCCGTCTCGCACGCCACCGATGCCTTTAACCTCGCCGCCCAGGGCACCCCGGGCGTGGACCTGCGGGTGCTGGCCCCGGGACAGAGTCTGGCCGGGGCCGTCCGGCTGTCCCTGGAAGGCCACTGGTAG
- a CDS encoding nuclear transport factor 2 family protein gives MSTTEEFMAALQQAESSQDPAPLVALHAEEVTLQNLTQKTWQGTDGAQAFWSAYLSDFETIRSEFTNHSEHGGLGVMEWTATGRLKGGRPIEYRGVSLIEIKDGKVAAFRTYYDSAAFVTPAQS, from the coding sequence ATGTCCACCACCGAAGAGTTCATGGCCGCCCTGCAACAAGCCGAGTCCAGCCAGGATCCCGCGCCGCTGGTCGCCCTGCATGCCGAGGAGGTCACGCTGCAAAACCTCACCCAGAAGACCTGGCAGGGCACCGACGGCGCGCAGGCTTTCTGGAGCGCCTACCTCAGCGACTTCGAGACCATTCGCAGCGAGTTCACGAACCACAGTGAACACGGCGGCCTGGGCGTCATGGAATGGACCGCCACGGGCCGGCTCAAGGGTGGCCGGCCCATCGAATACCGGGGCGTGAGCCTGATCGAGATCAAGGACGGCAAGGTGGCGGCCTTCCGCACGTACTACGACAGCGCCGCCTTCGTGACTCCGGCCCAGTCCTGA